In a single window of the Thermoanaerobaculia bacterium genome:
- the sdhB gene encoding succinate dehydrogenase iron-sulfur subunit — MAGSTGRTVRLRVKRQAAPNASPFWEDLEVPYLPKMNVLACLMEYAKKPVTVDGKKSSPVCYDSACLEEVCGSCAMRINGVSRMGCTALVDTLEQPIVIEPLAKFPVVRDLAVDRSRMFGALKRIKGWIPIDGTYDLGPGPRMAENEREWAYTLSKCITCGNCLDVCPQVNERSDFIGAAAISQVALFNAHPTGKMNAAERLEAIMGEGGVNDCGNAQNCVRACPKSIPLTTSIAAMYRATTAQAIKNIFSK, encoded by the coding sequence ATGGCCGGAAGCACAGGAAGAACCGTCCGACTCCGCGTCAAGCGCCAGGCGGCGCCGAACGCTTCTCCGTTCTGGGAGGATCTCGAGGTCCCGTATCTCCCGAAGATGAACGTCCTCGCGTGCCTGATGGAATACGCGAAGAAGCCGGTCACCGTGGACGGGAAGAAGTCCTCGCCGGTCTGCTACGACTCGGCGTGCCTCGAGGAGGTCTGCGGCTCCTGCGCGATGCGGATCAACGGCGTCTCCCGCATGGGGTGCACCGCGCTCGTCGATACGCTCGAGCAGCCGATCGTGATCGAGCCGCTCGCGAAGTTCCCGGTCGTCCGCGATCTCGCGGTCGACCGCTCCCGGATGTTCGGGGCGTTGAAGCGCATCAAGGGATGGATCCCGATCGACGGGACGTACGATCTCGGGCCCGGACCCCGGATGGCGGAGAACGAGCGCGAGTGGGCCTACACGCTCTCCAAGTGCATCACGTGCGGCAACTGCCTCGACGTCTGCCCGCAGGTCAACGAGCGGTCGGATTTCATCGGCGCGGCGGCGATCTCGCAGGTCGCGCTCTTCAACGCGCACCCGACCGGGAAGATGAACGCCGCCGAGCGCCTCGAGGCGATCATGGGCGAGGGCGGCGTCAACGACTGCGGCAACGCCCAGAACTGCGTGCGCGCCTGTCCGAAGTCGATCCCGCTCACGACCTCGATCGCCGCGATGTACCGCGCGACGACGGCGCAGGCGATCAAGAACATCTTCTCGAAGTGA
- a CDS encoding OmpA family protein, producing MVKLRSWSVGLGAAAALALLPACATKKYVSGEVEKSSAAAEKHIADVESQVEQTQSKVGQHEQRITELDKATQDALNRANEAGKLAQGKFNYSVVLSDDNSHFPLNRHELSAEAKQQLDEFVDHLKSEDKNVYLEIQGHTDATGPREYNMRLGEERAEAVRLYLNEKGVALNRMATISYGETQPVDSNKTREGRAKNRRVVIIVLS from the coding sequence ATGGTGAAACTTCGATCCTGGAGCGTGGGACTGGGGGCCGCCGCGGCGCTGGCGCTCCTCCCGGCCTGCGCGACGAAGAAATACGTGTCCGGAGAAGTCGAGAAGAGCAGCGCGGCCGCGGAAAAGCACATCGCGGACGTGGAGAGCCAGGTCGAGCAGACGCAGTCGAAGGTCGGACAGCACGAGCAACGCATCACGGAGCTCGACAAGGCCACCCAGGACGCTCTGAACCGGGCCAACGAGGCGGGCAAGCTCGCGCAGGGAAAGTTCAACTACTCGGTGGTTCTTTCGGACGACAACTCGCACTTTCCGCTGAACCGGCACGAGCTCTCCGCCGAGGCCAAGCAGCAGCTCGACGAGTTCGTCGACCACCTCAAGTCGGAGGACAAGAACGTCTATCTCGAGATCCAGGGACACACGGATGCTACGGGACCCCGCGAATACAACATGCGGCTCGGCGAGGAACGCGCCGAGGCCGTGCGGCTGTACCTCAACGAAAAGGGAGTGGCCCTCAACCGGATGGCGACGATTTCCTACGGCGAAACCCAGCCCGTGGATTCCAACAAGACACGGGAAGGGCGAGCGAAGAATCGCCGGGTCGTCATCATCGTCCTGAGCTAG
- the ndk gene encoding nucleoside-diphosphate kinase encodes MTQRTLTIVKPDAVKAGKAGAILAHLEKEGFRLLAGKKITLSPAQARAFYAVHQARPFFEGLVRFMTEGPVWVVALERADAVTGLRGVMGATDSKKAEAGTIRNLYGTDIERNAIHGSDSPENAAREIGFFFAESELL; translated from the coding sequence TTGACCCAGCGAACCCTGACGATCGTCAAGCCCGACGCGGTGAAGGCCGGGAAGGCGGGGGCGATCCTCGCCCATCTGGAAAAGGAAGGATTCCGGCTTCTCGCCGGGAAGAAGATCACGCTCTCGCCGGCGCAGGCGCGCGCGTTCTACGCCGTTCATCAGGCGCGGCCGTTCTTCGAAGGACTCGTCCGATTCATGACCGAGGGACCGGTGTGGGTCGTCGCCCTCGAGCGCGCGGACGCCGTGACGGGTCTGCGTGGCGTGATGGGAGCGACGGATTCGAAGAAGGCGGAAGCGGGCACGATCCGGAACCTGTACGGGACGGACATCGAGCGCAACGCCATCCACGGGTCCGATTCGCCGGAGAACGCCGCCCGGGAGATCGGGTTCTTCTTCGCCGAGAGCGAGCTGCTCTAA
- the sucD gene encoding succinate--CoA ligase subunit alpha produces the protein MAIWVGRDTKLLVQGLTGREGSFHALACREYGTSVVAGVTPGKGGTVHEGIPVFDTVEQAVAATGANASMIFVPPPFAADAIVEAAAAGVALVVAITEGIPVNDMIRVKDFLAEAKSEGGKPVRLIGPNCPGIITPGQCKIGIMPGRIHRPGRVGVISRSGTLTYEAVYQLTQLGLGQSTCVGIGGDPVNGTNFIDVLAAFREDPETDAVILIGEIGGMAEEEAACWIAGNLRDKPVVAFIAGQTAPPGRRMGHAGAIISGGRGTAADKMKALEGAGITVVKSPAELGRTLQARLSR, from the coding sequence ATGGCGATCTGGGTCGGAAGAGACACGAAGCTTCTCGTCCAGGGACTGACCGGCCGGGAAGGCTCGTTCCATGCGCTCGCCTGCCGCGAATACGGCACGTCGGTCGTCGCCGGGGTCACGCCCGGAAAGGGGGGCACCGTCCACGAGGGCATCCCGGTGTTCGACACCGTGGAGCAGGCGGTGGCCGCGACGGGGGCCAACGCGTCGATGATCTTCGTCCCGCCGCCTTTCGCGGCCGATGCGATCGTCGAGGCGGCCGCGGCGGGCGTCGCGCTCGTCGTCGCCATCACCGAGGGCATCCCCGTCAACGACATGATCCGCGTGAAGGACTTCCTCGCCGAGGCGAAATCGGAAGGCGGAAAGCCGGTCCGCCTGATCGGCCCGAACTGCCCGGGCATCATCACGCCGGGACAGTGCAAGATCGGGATCATGCCGGGAAGGATCCATCGGCCGGGGCGCGTGGGCGTGATCTCGCGCTCGGGCACGCTGACCTACGAGGCCGTCTATCAGCTCACGCAGCTCGGGCTCGGGCAATCGACGTGCGTCGGAATCGGCGGCGACCCGGTCAACGGCACGAATTTCATCGACGTCCTCGCCGCGTTCCGCGAGGATCCGGAAACCGACGCGGTGATCCTGATCGGCGAGATCGGGGGGATGGCCGAGGAAGAAGCGGCCTGCTGGATCGCCGGGAATCTGCGGGACAAGCCGGTGGTCGCGTTCATCGCCGGACAGACGGCGCCTCCCGGGCGCCGGATGGGCCACGCGGGCGCCATCATCTCGGGCGGTCGGGGCACCGCGGCCGACAAGATGAAGGCGCTTGAAGGGGCGGGGATCACGGTCGTGAAGAGCCCGGCGGAGCTCGGCCGGACTCTGCAGGCCCGCCTCTCGCGCTGA
- the sucC gene encoding ADP-forming succinate--CoA ligase subunit beta produces MKVHEYQAKSLLQKFGVTIPRGEVTDNADEVRDIAKRLGGRCVVKAQIHAGGRGKGGGVKVAKDADDAYALAKRILGMTLVTHQTGPEGREVRKVLVEEALDIERELYLGITLDRGISRPVMMVSRSGGMEIEEVAAKDPNAIVKEPLDPSFGMFPFQARKLAFALGLSGEAYKKALQFLPALFRAYVETDASLAEINPLVVTKSGNVLALDAKMNFDDNALFRHPEIKEMRDVTEEDPLEVEASKFGLNYIKLDGNVGCMVNGAGLAMGTMDIIKLYGGEPANFLDVGGGASEEQVKNAFRIILSDKNVRAVLINIFGGIMRCDIIANGVVAAVKEMGLEIPVVVRLEGTNVDEGKKILRESNLKITPAEDLADAAEKVTKVVAA; encoded by the coding sequence ATGAAAGTCCACGAGTACCAGGCCAAATCCCTGCTCCAGAAATTCGGCGTCACGATCCCGCGCGGCGAGGTCACCGACAACGCGGACGAGGTTCGCGACATCGCCAAGCGGCTCGGCGGACGCTGCGTCGTGAAGGCCCAGATCCACGCCGGCGGCCGCGGCAAGGGGGGCGGCGTGAAGGTCGCGAAGGACGCCGACGACGCCTACGCGCTCGCGAAGAGGATCCTCGGAATGACGCTGGTCACCCATCAGACGGGACCCGAGGGGAGGGAAGTCCGGAAGGTCCTGGTCGAGGAAGCGCTCGACATCGAGCGCGAGCTCTACCTCGGCATCACGCTCGATCGCGGGATCTCCCGGCCGGTCATGATGGTGTCGCGCTCCGGCGGGATGGAGATCGAGGAGGTCGCCGCCAAGGACCCGAACGCGATCGTCAAGGAGCCGCTCGACCCGTCGTTCGGCATGTTCCCTTTCCAGGCGCGCAAGCTGGCGTTCGCCCTGGGGCTCTCCGGCGAAGCCTACAAGAAGGCGCTCCAGTTCCTTCCGGCGCTCTTCCGGGCGTACGTCGAGACGGACGCCTCTCTCGCCGAGATCAACCCGCTGGTCGTCACGAAGTCGGGGAACGTCCTGGCCCTGGACGCCAAGATGAACTTCGACGACAACGCGCTCTTCCGCCACCCCGAGATCAAGGAGATGCGGGACGTCACGGAGGAGGACCCGCTCGAGGTCGAGGCGTCGAAGTTCGGGCTCAACTACATCAAGCTCGACGGCAACGTCGGGTGCATGGTCAACGGCGCGGGCCTCGCGATGGGAACGATGGACATCATCAAGCTCTACGGCGGCGAGCCGGCGAACTTCCTCGACGTGGGGGGCGGCGCTTCGGAGGAGCAGGTCAAGAACGCGTTCCGGATCATCCTCTCGGACAAGAACGTCCGCGCGGTCCTCATCAACATCTTCGGCGGCATCATGCGCTGCGACATCATCGCCAACGGCGTCGTGGCCGCGGTGAAGGAGATGGGGCTCGAGATCCCCGTCGTCGTCCGCCTCGAGGGGACGAACGTCGACGAAGGGAAGAAGATCCTGCGGGAGTCGAATCTCAAGATCACCCCGGCCGAGGACCTCGCCGACGCCGCGGAAAAGGTGACGAAGGTGGTCGCGGCATGA
- the sdhA gene encoding succinate dehydrogenase flavoprotein subunit, with protein sequence MAERLAIVGGGLAGLMTAIKAAEAGVPVDLFSIVPVKRSHSVCAQGGINGAVNTKGEGDSPQIHFDDTVYGGDFLADQPPVKSMCYAAPQVINLLDRMGVMFNRTPEGLLDFRRFGGTKHHRTAFAGATTGQQLLYALDEQVRRHEVAGLVRKFEYWEFLGLVRDADGNCRGLVALDWESMKIDAFPAGAVMMATGGPGIVFGKSTNSVINTGSAAGACYREGAWYANGEFIQVHPTSIPGADKLRLMSESARGEGGRMWVPRTVGDKREPKAIPESERWYFLEEKYPAYGNLVPRDIATREIFKICLEGKGIDGKREVYLDLTHIPREELDRKLGGILEIYEKFVGVDPREEPMKVFPGMHYSMGGLWTTYEKDEKTGGIVEGSARNQATNVPGLYAAGEVDFAYHGANRLGANSLLSCIWSGRIGGPAMVRYARETGAKLPSAESALASARSDWEARFKKLAAMNGPENPHVLTDELGEWMTDNVTVVRQNDRLRQTIDKIEELADRWTRCGLTDSSSFANRELSYLNQFQNMIDLARVMTKGALLRDESRGAHFKVKDLNAPLEGDNAMPRDDANFLKTTIAEYTPEGPKISYRPVDVSEIPPRQRKY encoded by the coding sequence ATGGCTGAGCGTCTCGCGATCGTCGGCGGCGGACTCGCCGGGCTGATGACCGCCATCAAGGCGGCCGAGGCCGGCGTTCCGGTCGATCTCTTCTCGATCGTGCCCGTCAAGCGCTCGCACTCCGTGTGCGCGCAGGGCGGCATCAACGGCGCGGTGAACACCAAGGGGGAGGGGGACTCGCCCCAGATCCACTTCGACGACACCGTCTACGGCGGCGACTTCCTCGCCGACCAGCCGCCGGTGAAATCGATGTGCTACGCGGCCCCGCAGGTCATCAACCTGCTCGACCGGATGGGGGTGATGTTCAACCGCACTCCGGAAGGCCTCCTCGATTTCCGCCGGTTCGGCGGCACGAAGCACCACCGCACGGCCTTCGCGGGCGCGACGACGGGGCAGCAGCTCCTGTACGCCCTGGACGAGCAGGTGCGGCGGCACGAGGTCGCCGGGCTGGTGCGAAAGTTCGAATACTGGGAGTTCCTCGGTCTCGTGCGGGACGCGGACGGCAACTGCCGCGGCCTCGTCGCGCTCGACTGGGAGTCGATGAAGATCGACGCCTTCCCGGCGGGCGCCGTGATGATGGCGACCGGCGGACCCGGCATCGTCTTCGGAAAGTCGACGAATTCCGTGATCAACACCGGCTCCGCCGCGGGCGCCTGCTACCGCGAGGGGGCGTGGTACGCCAACGGCGAGTTCATCCAGGTCCACCCGACGAGCATCCCCGGCGCCGACAAGCTGCGGCTGATGTCGGAGTCCGCGCGAGGCGAAGGGGGCCGGATGTGGGTGCCGCGGACGGTCGGCGACAAGCGGGAGCCGAAGGCGATCCCGGAGAGCGAGCGCTGGTACTTCCTCGAGGAGAAATATCCCGCCTACGGAAACCTCGTGCCGCGCGACATCGCGACGCGCGAGATCTTCAAGATCTGCCTCGAAGGGAAGGGCATCGACGGGAAGCGCGAGGTCTATCTCGATCTCACCCACATTCCCCGGGAGGAGCTCGACCGCAAGCTCGGGGGGATCCTCGAGATCTACGAGAAATTCGTCGGCGTCGATCCCCGCGAGGAACCGATGAAGGTCTTTCCCGGGATGCACTACTCGATGGGCGGCCTCTGGACCACGTACGAAAAGGACGAGAAGACGGGCGGCATCGTCGAAGGGTCCGCCCGGAACCAGGCGACGAACGTGCCGGGCCTGTACGCGGCGGGAGAAGTCGATTTCGCCTACCACGGCGCGAACCGGCTCGGCGCGAACTCCCTCCTTTCGTGCATCTGGTCGGGGCGAATCGGCGGTCCCGCGATGGTCCGGTACGCCCGCGAGACCGGCGCGAAGCTTCCTTCCGCCGAGTCGGCGCTCGCCTCCGCCCGGTCGGACTGGGAGGCGCGGTTCAAGAAGCTCGCCGCGATGAACGGTCCGGAGAACCCCCACGTCCTGACCGACGAGCTCGGCGAGTGGATGACCGACAACGTCACCGTCGTCCGCCAGAACGACCGGCTCCGGCAGACGATCGACAAGATCGAGGAGCTGGCCGACCGCTGGACGCGCTGCGGTCTCACCGACTCGTCGTCGTTCGCCAACCGCGAGCTGTCGTATCTGAACCAGTTCCAGAACATGATCGACCTCGCCCGCGTGATGACGAAGGGCGCGCTGCTCCGCGACGAATCCCGCGGCGCGCACTTCAAGGTCAAGGACCTGAACGCTCCGCTCGAGGGGGACAACGCGATGCCCCGCGACGACGCGAATTTCCTGAAGACGACGATCGCGGAATACACTCCCGAAGGGCCGAAGATCTCGTACCGTCCGGTGGACGTTTCGGAGATCCCGCCGCGGCAGAGGAAGTACTGA
- a CDS encoding OmpA family protein: MRREFRLAGIAVAFAGLAFLPGCATKKYVSGEVEKSSAKSEKHISDVESQVEQTQSKVNEHEQRLNTLDKSTKDAIARANEAGKLAQGKFNYAVVLSDDTAHFPVNGHELSPEARQQLDDFVEKLKTDDKNVYLEIQGHTDSTGSPERNMQLGQERADAVRLYLNQKGVALNRMSTISYGETQPIDSNKTREGRSKNRRVVIVVLS, translated from the coding sequence ATGCGGAGGGAGTTTCGTCTCGCGGGAATCGCCGTGGCGTTCGCCGGCCTGGCATTCCTGCCGGGCTGCGCGACGAAGAAGTACGTTTCCGGAGAGGTCGAAAAGAGCAGCGCGAAGTCGGAAAAGCACATCTCGGACGTGGAATCGCAGGTCGAACAGACGCAGTCGAAGGTCAACGAGCACGAGCAGCGCCTCAACACGCTCGACAAATCGACGAAGGACGCGATCGCCCGGGCGAACGAGGCGGGAAAGCTCGCTCAGGGGAAGTTCAACTACGCGGTGGTCCTTTCCGACGACACGGCCCATTTTCCGGTCAACGGCCACGAGCTCTCTCCGGAAGCCCGGCAACAGCTCGACGACTTCGTCGAGAAGCTCAAGACCGACGACAAGAACGTCTATCTCGAGATCCAGGGACATACCGACTCGACGGGCTCCCCGGAGCGCAACATGCAGCTCGGCCAGGAGCGCGCCGACGCCGTCCGGCTGTACCTCAACCAGAAGGGCGTCGCGCTGAACCGGATGAGCACGATCTCCTACGGCGAGACCCAGCCGATCGACTCGAACAAGACGAGAGAGGGACGGTCCAAGAATCGGAGAGTCGTCATCGTCGTTCTCTCGTAG
- a CDS encoding VWA domain-containing protein: MRFRKVPVLLALLAASMPATGGPVQDAPVGHFTASAGTEYVQLPVVVRDRKGGFVDTLKGEDFHLWVDGKPVAIESFEKSDRAPVSFAILLDVSGSMKVADKLDRAREMIQRLVELRQPDDDFALFTFSEDEVRVVAKFDKDPSALLRQLFFLKPVGKTALYDAVIQTSNELLSGTNMKKAILLFTDGVDNASQLTTKDIERVMENESVPVYAIGMKNASYTVLNEEERKELSLSALELLAQASGGRMFLVSGDEDLRPIANAIENELRRQYLLGFEPSGEGEVRYWPIVVTVRGGGTRVVRARRGYRGTAPRPLALKR, encoded by the coding sequence ATGCGGTTCCGGAAGGTTCCGGTTCTCCTCGCGCTCCTCGCCGCGTCCATGCCGGCGACCGGCGGCCCCGTCCAGGACGCGCCGGTCGGCCATTTCACGGCTTCGGCGGGAACCGAGTACGTGCAGCTCCCGGTGGTCGTCCGCGACCGCAAGGGGGGCTTCGTCGACACGCTGAAGGGGGAAGACTTCCACCTGTGGGTGGACGGCAAGCCCGTCGCGATCGAATCGTTCGAGAAGAGCGACCGCGCGCCCGTATCCTTCGCGATCCTCCTCGACGTGTCGGGCTCGATGAAGGTCGCCGACAAACTCGATCGTGCCCGGGAAATGATCCAGCGCCTCGTGGAGCTGCGGCAGCCGGACGACGACTTCGCGCTCTTCACCTTCTCGGAAGACGAGGTGCGGGTCGTCGCGAAGTTCGACAAGGATCCTTCGGCTCTGCTGCGCCAGCTGTTCTTCCTGAAGCCCGTCGGGAAGACCGCTCTCTACGACGCGGTCATCCAGACGAGCAACGAGCTCCTCTCCGGAACGAACATGAAGAAGGCGATCCTCCTCTTCACCGACGGCGTCGACAATGCGAGCCAGCTCACGACGAAGGACATCGAGCGGGTGATGGAGAACGAGAGCGTGCCCGTGTACGCCATCGGCATGAAAAATGCTTCGTACACCGTCCTGAACGAGGAAGAGCGCAAGGAACTGTCTTTGTCCGCCCTCGAGCTCCTGGCGCAGGCTTCCGGGGGGCGTATGTTCCTCGTTTCCGGAGACGAAGACCTCCGGCCGATCGCCAACGCGATCGAGAACGAGCTTCGCCGGCAGTACCTGCTCGGTTTCGAGCCGTCGGGAGAAGGAGAGGTAAGATACTGGCCGATCGTGGTCACGGTCAGGGGAGGCGGCACCCGGGTTGTCCGAGCGCGCCGCGGCTATCGAGGGACCGCCCCCCGTCCGCTGGCCCTGAAACGGTGA